The nucleotide sequence CTATTCAGTTTGTGTTTCTTGCTAAAGCACAAGAGGAAAATACTGGGAGTCAGGATATCTGCTATCATAATTTTAGGTGTTCTAAGCCCTTTTCTATATTCACTGATTTTAATCACATCGTGAGCAATtcctcatattttatttacggGATGTCTTTTATGGTATTAGTCGCCATTAAAAAATCCAAGCTCTCTTCCTCATTGAACGATTATTACAACAAAATGGGGGGCACAGGGATTCCTCAGCAACTAAGTATATTCCATGCTCTTGGTTTTGCCCTCATGGCACAAGGGCTATTCAGTATTTGTTATCATGTTTGCCCAACTAATTTGTCTCTGCAATTCGATACTACAATGATGTATATCATTTGTGTGCtttcaatcattaaaatttacCAATTCCGTCATCCCGATGCTACGGCAAATGCTTACTCGACTTTTGGATTTGTTGGCTTCTTAGTTTTATTAGAGGCCCTAGCCCTTTATACATCCAGCTGGTTGGTTTATTTcccattttttcttctctacgTTGTTACCACATTATTCATTGCCATTGATTCCTATTTCATGGGTTTGGGAAGAATTGATCGGATAATTGGACGGCTTCTCTTCAAACACatcttttttgaatgtttttgttcGAACTCGGAAAGATGTTCCAAGGGACCATTGTTTTTATTACGATTCATCTGGGGGATTTTATTCTCCATTGCAAACATCACTTATGCTCTTTATACTGCTGTTTCCAAGTACAAGGATCCTAAAAAGAGTCTTAGTCATGTTGTGCTCTTCATTTTAGCAGCAAACTTACTTGCCTATCTACTATATTATATCATACGAAAAATAGTGAAACAAAATTTCACAGATTCTGCGCGATTTAACCCCTTGCATGTCTTTGTTATTTGTGGGAAAACATACAAATGTCGATTTCCAACTGGAACGTTTTTTGGATCATTAGCTATTCTTTTTGGAGGACtaggattttatttatattcatctaGATCTGCCAATAGAAATTTAAGTCCGGCTGAATCTCGAAATCTAAATTCTCATTGTACATGGTTTGATTTCTATGATAATCATGATATCTGGCATTTCTTTGGAGCCACAGGGGTCTACACGGCCTTTATTTCCTTACTAACCATTGATGATGACCTCCTTTATACTAATAGAAACGAAATTGATGTTTTCTAATAAGTCCAATtctctaatattatttattttaatatatttatctttgaaaatcaaagttttatttataaaaaaaaatatgtatttaaaaaatatatatatttcgaagCTTTTTGCCTAATCTTCATATTGTATCCGTATATCTTACCTCATAGGATgcttatgtttaatttttactcTTGCCATATTTGTCATTCATTGAATCtacatgtattatataattaaaaatgttcaattaatGTTACTACTATACTGAactctttattcatttttcaatataaattaaactaataagCGCTAACTTAAATAGTTGGACCTGTCTGTAATTGgccatttcatattatttaatttctgggGAAATTTACATACTTTGGTTTGTACAGATGTATGAAAAAACCAGAAAGAAAGGAAAAGCTAATATTTTATGTGGCCAACAGTAACTTATTACCTGCTATACAATTTTATAGTAGGGGGGACTGGGGACAGTTGCAAGAATCTCTTTTCTCGAACATCAAAAAACCTACAACCATATAATTTACACCACAATCGTATAGCAATGTAAATTATCGTGGAACTTTTCTTCgagatattagatacaaactgattttgaggtataaaagtaattttttggaggagcaTTACTTTTGTGAAAATGTTGTCAGTTTTTCAGTGGTGTTactgtaaataatattacttgAATGATTGATTCTTTTGCTATCAcctatttgatataattaactttattaaaatctaaaattaactCTGTGAggaaaaatttgagatattgtaacgcTCAGTACGTACGAAAGGGTTGCAACATGTGTTGCAACTCTCCCCTTCGTAAACATCTGTTGCAACTTTCCtcaattgtttattcttttttattattgtatgtaattataatctAGCATGTTCTTAGGCAGAACAGGGccttgaataagtttttttagagTCCTCCGATCTTTAATACAGATTagaaatctataaatatatatctaatcatattttaacttactataatttattgaaagttagttataatttatttaataattaaataaatttattatttataacttataaataaacataatgaaaattctattatttattcataaaaaaatattattcagtctaattttcttaatttgtaacTCAaactggatatttttttttaactggctGCAGAGACATTTGATTGTTGGATTCAATTGAAATCAGTGGAAAAACTACTCGTTCATATAATCTTTAAACATATTTAGGTTTTTGGGTATATTTGGGGAGTCTAAAAGtcgagtaattgagccaaaaacaataACTATCTCGGTCTTCCCTACATTTCATGTTGGGTAGattgtacaaaaatcaaatcataCTTTATTTGTACAAAGAGGTCTCATATTTTTCCACTTTTcaatttcagtcaattataaaTCCTTGTCGCACGCCTTTTCGTTATTACTAAGATATGCATattgatatttgatatatttatctgACTATAAGTAATTAGAAATTACAGATTTCCTCTGGGAGCCATCAAATCTGCATACTTGAGAATCCTTTTCTCATGTAAAAGTAAGTCATTATTACTACacataattaagttttatttcatgatattttgactttaataactaaattgtaactagaaattttaaatttgattcgggttctttgatttaattttaatagttagttatacattttttgacccCTATTGAAAGAATTTGCAgatgtactattattattttcaagatgAAGTTTGTGGTTtgatttacttataaattatagcaCCGATTTTTTTGAAGTGAGCCcctttattcttctttattattgttcattagaaaatgaaatattcaagtCTCGTATACTTTATTCTCTATGTTTCAGAGCCCTGGAGGATATTTCAGTTTCTGAGTCTGCATATAACGAAAAATAAAGGGGTGATCAATAGTAAGAAAAATCCcattcaaaaaagatatataattataaaaaatgggaCGGCATTGGGGAAGTGCCGATTGTTCCATCTTTAAAGTCGTTGAAAAGGAAGGTGACACGGAGTTAGATTGCCCCAGATTTGGTTCTAATGTAACTATTAGTTATGAAAATCCACCACATGTGTCTGGGATTGATATTTCTAAAAGAACGAAGCTCATTGTTCAGACTCCTTCATCGTTTGTCTTAGGTATGGCAGACAATGAGGTGGATCGTAACGTTGAGGATGCTGTCAAATCCATGTACATTGGAGAAAAGTCTCGCTTTAcctttattattacaatagaAGAGAAACTTGAAGGAGGTAAAAATGAAGTCACTTCTGGTCAAATTGATGTCATTTTTCAATTAGACACTGTATCTGACTCAGTTCCTTTGAAAAATTGGTCTCATGAAAGGAAATTAGGGTTTTCTAAGGATTTACTGTCTTCCGGTACCTCACTGTTTAAGGAGTTTCATACTGTGGATGCGTTTCATAATTATCGGAAGGCGGCAGCACTTATGGCTCTACATCAAAGCAATTCTGAGTGCAAGAAACTATACTGGAACTCTGTGAGTAACATAGTGGCCTGCCATTTTCGATGGAGAAATTTTAATAGAGTAGTTGAACTTGCTTCTGTCATTCTAAAAGATGACAATCCTCAAAATGTGAAACTTCTATATCGACGTGGTGTTGCCTTTGTTgagaaaaatgatttcaatGAAGCTAAAAGAGACTTGAAGAAAGTATTAGAGCTTGAGCCTGAGAATAAAGCCGCTCAAGAGAAACTTCAAGTTCTTCGGACTAAGGTCAAGAACTACAACGAAAAAATGAGCAAACTCCTCATGAAAGGATTGATGTCTCAAACTTGAAAtatctctttttataaattatatgtactatattaatgaatatattttgttagacATCCTtcccatattttttcaatgaattctTTTATTGAGATGCGATAGTTCTTATTTTTACAGTCGTTTGAAGAAGTATTTATTGCAAAGTGACTTGCTATACATACTTgattctttcataaaaaaagaaaaaaaaaggaagaaaatattttatttcatagctACTTAAATTTGAGGTGTAGGCATCAactttatctatattaaaattattgactaAACGAGGGCAGAGTTCTTATATATAGTAACTTGCATAATATGTAAGGACATTCACTTAGATAGACATAGTCTTGATTGTCATTTTCTCTTTCAAGTAGTACAATTAATAGAGTACGCAAGATAAAATATGGAGACCAACAACTTATCTTGGaatttatccaaaatattgGACCGAGAGCCTTACGCTGCTATTATTTTGAACACACCCATCGATCCTGTTGAGGAAACAATATATTCCTTTTGGAAGAAGGCTTCGTTCCGAGCCACAGTGGATGGAGGAACGGATCGATGGAAGGAATTCGTAGGTGAATCGGAAGATATCCCTGACCCTGATCTTATAAGTGGGGATTTTGACTCTGTTACTCAGGAAACTTTGTCTTACTACAAATCTAGAGGAATTAGTTCTATTGTTCATACTCCTGATCAAGACTTCACGGATTTTACTAaatgtttaattgaaattaagaaGAGACGACAggatttgaaatcttttttgtacATGTTCAACATTCTGGAAGGCTCGACCAGATATTTGGTAACATTGAAACACTCTTCCATGCAAAAACCATTCTTGGCTCAgattcttcaatatatttagtGAATTCGAATTCAATTTCTTGGCTCTTAAACCCTGGTGAATCCAGAATTGAGtatattccaaataaaaacaaaacctaTGTGGGGCTCATTCCAATCGGGACACCTATTGATTCTATTTCAACTACCGGACTGCGTTGGAATTTAGATAATGGCAGATTGGCTTTTGGAGAACTTGTTAGTACATCAAATGAAGTTGATGGAAATGGCTTAATGATAATCAAAACATCTGGAGACTTATTACTGAACATTAGCGGGATGggtatttagttttttaatgtacctatatactgttcattttattacaacatattaattatataggtatGCAAGGCCCATTCTTTGTTTTATaaccaaatataataataaaatacatttgtatgtgaattaattaatagtaaaatctaatttttacttgaatattttttcagagtTAACTCAGGACAATGAATTTACCGTTTCGACTTCATTCatcaaaatccttattttttacttccattcgATGTTATAAAGTagcaaaaaaggagaaaaatctCTTAGCTCTCACTCATAGAGGATTGATTCAAGAGATCTTTCCAAGTGATGACGTTGACAAAGTGGCTTCATATCTTTTAGAAAAACCGAGGACAGTATATGCGGGCTTTGATCCTACTGCTTCTAGTTTGCATGTCGGCAATCTATTAATTCTCATTTCCTTGATTCATGCTCAAAGAGGAGGCCATCGAGCTATTGCACTTATAGGAGGAGCAACTGGTCGAATCGGAGATCCAAGtggcaaaaaagaagaaagatccCTATTAAggtcaataattatttgtttttttaaatttattatgtacaatcttttatttatttcatacttttagTGAGGAAactgttgaaaaaaatgttgaaggGATAAGTCAgaacattcaaaatatatttaataactacaaaaaatatttctcccaCAAACAAGAAGAACTTGAGCCACTTATTCTCCTTGATAATGATAATTGGTATAGAAAGATGAACGTTGTGGATTTTATGACGAATGTTGGGCGTCACATGCGGGTTTGTCGTATGTTAAGTAGACAAAATGTAAAATCCAGATTGGAAAACGATCAAGGGTTTAGTTTTACTGAATTTTCTTACCAGACATTTCAAGCATATGATTGGCTTTATCTCCTTCAAAACTATGACTGTCGCTTTCAGATTGGAGGAAGTGATCAAATGGGTAATATATATGCTGGTCATGAATTTATTAGTCGTTACTATTCTAATAGTAAGAAGAGTGAGGTATTTGGAATCACTATTCCTCTAGTTACGACGGACTCGGGTGAAAAGTTCGGTAAATCAGAGGGAAATGCTGTTTGGCTATCTAAAGATCTCACCACACCCTATGAgctttaccaattttttttgaggCAAACGGATCAACAAGCTGCTAAATTACTACCTCTCTTTACATTTCGTCcgttaaaagaaataaatgatcTCATTGAGTCTGGAACAGTACGTAAAATGCAAAGTGCTTTGGCTGAAGATATCACGCTTTTAGTGCATGGTCAAGAAGGCCTGGAGAAAGCTCTTAAAACAACTCAAATCATATTTCACAACGATTTAAATGCATTAAGTGAAATAAATGCCCTTGATCtcaaagacatttttaaacaaGCTCCTTACATAAGACTCTTATATGAGAATGGAATTTCAGTATTAGATTTGGCTAAAAAGATTAACTGTTTTAGGAGTGAAGCAGATGCTATACGAGTTGTTTCTGCGGGAGGATTCTACATAAATCATGAACGTAAATCAAATATCGATGAAATTATCCTTCcagaatatcaaattttgaaaaacaatgtgTCATTGGTGCGTGTTGGCAAAAGAAACTATTTCATCATTGAATGGACGTTATGATAGAAAACATACCCAAAAAACTGAGTATAATctataaattgtacaagttgattgtttgtcaatgaaatataatGCTTGTAAAAATTATTGGGAGAGCTTAATAATCTATTCTCATcataaattatctatatatttttttatagaatgaatTTGAAATCTCCAAAACAGATTCAAACCCATGTAAAAGACCGAACTAGAGACATCATAGAAGAAATATGCTTTAAGGCTAAATGCCTTACATGTTCCAAAAAGCCGGATGATAATGTGAATTATCTTGTGGGCTATTGGAATGATAATATTCCCTCTGCTTTACAAGATGGACCCCAGTAAGAATACATACTTCTTAAAGTAATTGTAGCTAAGGTATAATTTATAACGTCTTTTCCAGGTGTGGAATGGTTGCTTTATGGATGGCTGGTCATAGGTTCGAGTCTTCTCCGCCATCTGTTAGAGACATTCAATCCTATGCAATAAACTATGGGTTTTCTAAGAAAGGAGAAATGTTTTCAGCGAAGAACATTGCAATCTTGGCTGAAAAGACTATTCCTTCATTAAAAGCGGAAGTCCTGCCCTTCGATTCAAACTtttcattacaatttttcttagaagaaatcattgataataaATCCTTATTTCTAATTCCATATGATAGTGACTATAATAATTACCCGTGCTTAAAGGATGGACTGAAAGCACATTGGGCTGTGATCTTTGGTGTTCTCTTCATAGATCATTCTCAATCTCCCCCTTTTCCTAAAATTTTCTCTTTAACTTCTTCTGCTGATGTTATGTACAAAGTCCCTAAAGACATTAACTCAAATGAATTACTTACAATGTATCAAAAGATATCAAcgaattcattttatttaattggtaGACAATCGAAAAGCAAATGGATCATGCTATTTGATGTATTAAGTTTGTTTAAAAGTAATTGTAACTTAAAAGAGTATGGAAAGTCGAGCATTGAGTATGTTTTGCCACCAGAGGGAATGCAAAATACTTTAGCAAACAAGATTGTTTGTCTCAGATctaggaatttataaaaaaactatggaaactttttttgttaaatgaaaattttaacttactgcaattttataaatcagaatGATAAAGTCTTGAAaggattgttttaattttgattgcTGATACCAGTACAATTATAATACGTAACCctcacttttttaattaacatgTATTGTAGATTCCTATTGactaatctatttttaattataagatattatattttttaaattatataggtacttactaatatatttcttcttgTGGGATGCACAATCACAAGATTTACCAgctaaattaagtttaattaactCCCTAATTGTCAGAATTTTTGTGTGATTAAATTAACATGTTATTTACTATCAATGAGattgattttattaagaatatatttatgtattcaaaattattttaatctgtaCTTATTGATGTGAATTTCTTTGGACAAATCTATTCATTACATAAATATCAGTATTATTTTTGAGTAGTTGTGTTATAAAATCCAATCTACTTagtatatgataataattaatcaaaattaaataataaattgaatataaaagtgtattgtgttattgaaatattatatggttgagcatattttattttctgtaagatattaaaaatgttaaggCTGGGCTCCACAGCGATGGAAAGGTTAGGAATTAACCTTTTCTGTagttaattagtatttaataaaattgttcttATTGCTTTATTCATCTATTTGGGTTTTCTGATTTTGAATTTACATTGATTCAGCCTCAGCTTTaccagaaaataatttttatttttaaaaatatgtaattaagaaAGGATATGAAATTTCTATTTACCTTGGATATGAagaaattgtcaaataaaaaaagaaaaggtctTATCGGCGTTATTCGATTCCaactttaaaataacaatttacctagaatttttcatttttttcagctgtcgattttgtactacttttataaaatatcgaatATATTAGTTTTCTGAACGTTGCCTTGTTGAATTCAATGTGAACACATtgctattattaaaaagtaatcctGCATTTGTGAAGAATTGGCTAGCTAACTAATTACTACCAACTGaacttgtaactttttttatatctctataTTAAGGAAACATTAAGAAGTATTAGAACTATTCTGCAGAGTTgagaaaaatttggaaaattgcagatattttttttaaatattcgatTCTTTAATCCTCGTATGGGGACTCTGATCTCCACATTAtgacaagagaaaaaaataaataaaatattaaatgggaATTCATTGACCTCTGTCGATTGATATCTTAAGTTATACTAGTCCGGAGACGCGGAACAGGGGCTATTTTTCAGAATTTACAATAATGCAGCTAAagtttctatattttgatagaaaaaaaaacaacgtgcGTCCCAATTAGTGTCAGTTTTCGGAAGGGAGGGGGAGgaaggtaaatattttgaaattattaaaatttaatattaaatttaattttttctgcatttttaaattaacttttattatatatttttttattattacagaaaatccttattatatattaagttagGGAGAACAATAACTCTCTTAGCACGTCCTGAAAATTGACTTAACcgtacattttattaatttaaaaaagtgccTGGACGCTCTGGACAGGATATAAAACGAGGACATGTCCAGGCAAGGGTTAATAACTTAACATATGGTagcaatttttttctagttattAGCAGATATACTTTCAAAAACGTATTAAGTATTAATGATCTATCTTAGAATGATTTATATGTACCTATGGAGTATTACATTATATGACATATTCGGAGCTAAAACAGGGACGTCAGAAGGGGTAGGCCTAAAGGAGCTGTAGCTTCCTCCCCTTAGTCaaagaaattttgtatttgttatgGAAAAATGATCccttttgagtaaaaaatcaaaatgggaAACTGGAAgggaattttttaaaggatttttttgtatacaaaattcaGGGCCGGGCCAAAAATTTTAAGCTTACAAAAATACTCCCCCAATAGAATCGTGCGGAACCCTTTACAAATtgaataatcaatatttgttcatttaaaaaaaaaacagattccGTAAATAACTATCCAATTTTGTCTTAGTAAGATAACGCCGTGCTAACTCAATTATTGTGAAACATGTACATCATATCAAACCATTTTGATCAAAAGTCTAACtataccctttttttaaaagattatagtaatctttatttttaagattataacTATTTTCGATTACTCTACAGATGAAAACTTTATTAACTTAGAGTATTACAAGTacactcaatttattttttattttttaattcgatAACTTGGTAGTAgtataactaaaaaatgaacccataaataaaaattcacctCAAAAGCTGAAAttcaattgaaataattatcatttttcttattaatagtgattaattacagacaaaatgagtaatttattgtctaactgtaactcttgaaataatattttttttttttttttttgaaaaataatttccaacaatttagtattattttttaaaatacaaataaggcACTactataatctttttaaaaaaaaggg is from Lepeophtheirus salmonis unplaced genomic scaffold, UVic_Lsal_1.4 unplaced_contig_532_pilon, whole genome shotgun sequence and encodes:
- the LOC121131401 gene encoding FK506-binding protein 59 codes for the protein MGRHWGSADCSIFKVVEKEGDTELDCPRFGSNVTISYENPPHVSGIDISKRTKLIVQTPSSFVLGMADNEVDRNVEDAVKSMYIGEKSRFTFIITIEEKLEGGKNEVTSGQIDVIFQLDTVSDSVPLKNWSHERKLGFSKDLLSSGTSLFKEFHTVDAFHNYRKAAALMALHQSNSECKKLYWNSVSNIVACHFRWRNFNRVVELASVILKDDNPQNVKLLYRRGVAFVEKNDFNEAKRDLKKVLELEPENKAAQEKLQVLRTKVKNYNEKMSKLLMKGLMSQT
- the LOC121131399 gene encoding LOW QUALITY PROTEIN: thiamine pyrophosphokinase 1 (The sequence of the model RefSeq protein was modified relative to this genomic sequence to represent the inferred CDS: inserted 1 base in 1 codon); the protein is METNNLSWNLSKILDREPYAAIILNTPIDPVEETIYSFWKKASFRATVDGGTDRWKEFVGESEDIPDPDLISGDFDSVTQETLSYYKSRGISSIVHTPDQDFTDFTKCLIEIKKRRQDLKXFFVHVQHSGRLDQIFGNIETLFHAKTILGSDSSIYLVNSNSISWLLNPGESRIEYIPNKNKTYVGLIPIGTPIDSISTTGLRWNLDNGRLAFGELVSTSNEVDGNGLMIIKTSGDLLLNISGMGI
- the TyrRS-m gene encoding tyrosine--tRNA ligase, mitochondrial; amino-acid sequence: MNLPFRLHSSKSLFFTSIRCYKVAKKEKNLLALTHRGLIQEIFPSDDVDKVASYLLEKPRTVYAGFDPTASSLHVGNLLILISLIHAQRGGHRAIALIGGATGRIGDPSGKKEERSLLSEETVEKNVEGISQNIQNIFNNYKKYFSHKQEELEPLILLDNDNWYRKMNVVDFMTNVGRHMRVCRMLSRQNVKSRLENDQGFSFTEFSYQTFQAYDWLYLLQNYDCRFQIGGSDQMGNIYAGHEFISRYYSNSKKSEVFGITIPLVTTDSGEKFGKSEGNAVWLSKDLTTPYELYQFFLRQTDQQAAKLLPLFTFRPLKEINDLIESGTVRKMQSALAEDITLLVHGQEGLEKALKTTQIIFHNDLNALSEINALDLKDIFKQAPYIRLLYENGISVLDLAKKINCFRSEADAIRVVSAGGFYINHERKSNIDEIILPEYQILKNNVSLVRVGKRNYFIIEWTL
- the LOC121131398 gene encoding actin maturation protease; the encoded protein is MNLKSPKQIQTHVKDRTRDIIEEICFKAKCLTCSKKPDDNVNYLVGYWNDNIPSALQDGPQCGMVALWMAGHRFESSPPSVRDIQSYAINYGFSKKGEMFSAKNIAILAEKTIPSLKAEVLPFDSNFSLQFFLEEIIDNKSLFLIPYDSDYNNYPCLKDGLKAHWAVIFGVLFIDHSQSPPFPKIFSLTSSADVMYKVPKDINSNELLTMYQKISTNSFYLIGRQSKSKWIMLFDVLSLFKSNCNLKEYGKSSIEYVLPPEGMQNTLANKIVCLRSRNL